Proteins encoded by one window of Marixanthomonas sp. SCSIO 43207:
- a CDS encoding glycoside hydrolase family 3 N-terminal domain-containing protein, translating to MKKLLLTSLFLITFLPVFSQQINPLIVKEDFENQKKWVDSIYGNMSLQEKIGQLFMVDVFSSAPKSKTNQVKDLIQNQYIGGVIFSKGGPQRQAQLNNQFQEVSKTPLLIGMDAEWGLAMRLDSTYAFPWNMTLGAIEDTAIVRQVAKRIGEQSKRLGVHINFAPVVDINTNPRNPIIGNRSFGEDKENVTAKALAFMRGFQQAGVLGSAKHFPGHGDTEDDSHKVLPTIDHTRSRIDSIELYPYKKLIKEGLSSVMVAHLNVPALEDKLNYPSSLSKNIVTNLLKGELGFNGLVFTDALNMRGVADFNEPGEIDLAAFLAGNDILLISEDIPKAHALLVNAYREGTITEERLSHSVKKILYAKYKVGLNEYEPVDSAYLTEELNTVNDDALYEKTMENALTVIKNDQAILPLKNIEEKKIAYVNFGDDSGEHFLNQLQKYADVDWVKADNLDGYIQKLKNYNYVIMGFHKSNENPWKDYKFTENELVWIYEIARTNTVILDVFARPYALSDLKTATNFEGIVLSYQNSEVSQELSAQLIFGAREAKGKLPVSLGELFPVNTRYQTKSLKRLQYGTPESVGVNSYKLKKIDSLAQVGVWADMMPGAQILVARKGKVIYDKTFGYKTQQKNEAITHTNLYDVASLTKILATLPMVMSLYDQGVLTMETTLSEMLPEYKNSNKADVTLKEMLSHYAQFKAWIPFYTHTLDTITKQPSKKYYSTIATKKYNAQVAENLYMRRDYQDSIFDIIKESDLRSSKGYKYSDLPYYILKKYLEEYYGAPLEELVQNTYYSSLGASHTTYLPLNKFSKEDIVPTEEDSYFRMQKVQGYVHDQGAAMLGGVSGHAGLFSTSNDIAKIMQMYLWKGFYGGKRYFKPETLDAFNTCYYCDEDVRRGVGFDKPQLGDVGPTCGCVSMTSFGHSGFTGTFAWADPEEEIIYIFLSNRTYPSATNRKLISSDLRTKIQQAIYDAIIY from the coding sequence ATGAAAAAATTGCTGTTAACCTCATTGTTTTTAATTACTTTTTTACCTGTTTTTTCGCAACAAATTAATCCGTTAATTGTAAAGGAAGATTTTGAAAATCAAAAAAAATGGGTAGATAGCATCTACGGGAATATGTCCTTACAAGAAAAAATAGGACAACTCTTTATGGTAGATGTTTTTTCTAGTGCTCCAAAGAGTAAAACAAATCAAGTAAAAGATTTAATACAAAATCAATACATTGGTGGTGTTATTTTTTCAAAAGGAGGTCCTCAAAGACAAGCTCAGTTAAATAATCAATTTCAAGAGGTTTCAAAAACCCCTTTATTAATTGGTATGGACGCAGAGTGGGGTCTTGCTATGCGACTAGATTCAACCTATGCTTTTCCTTGGAATATGACTCTTGGCGCAATTGAAGATACTGCAATTGTAAGACAAGTAGCCAAAAGAATAGGAGAACAGAGTAAAAGACTTGGAGTTCATATCAATTTTGCTCCGGTGGTAGACATTAATACAAATCCTAGAAACCCTATTATTGGTAACCGTTCTTTTGGTGAGGATAAAGAGAATGTCACTGCAAAGGCTTTGGCTTTTATGAGGGGATTTCAACAAGCTGGGGTTTTAGGTAGCGCAAAGCATTTTCCGGGTCACGGTGACACAGAAGATGACTCACATAAAGTATTGCCAACTATTGATCATACTCGTTCCAGAATTGATTCCATCGAGTTATATCCTTATAAAAAATTAATTAAAGAAGGTTTAAGTAGTGTTATGGTAGCTCACTTAAATGTACCTGCTTTAGAAGATAAACTTAACTATCCGTCTTCTCTTTCAAAAAACATAGTTACCAATCTATTAAAAGGAGAATTAGGCTTTAACGGTTTGGTTTTTACAGATGCTTTAAACATGCGAGGTGTAGCAGATTTTAATGAACCTGGAGAGATTGATTTGGCAGCTTTTTTAGCAGGAAACGATATACTGCTTATTTCTGAAGATATTCCAAAGGCACACGCGTTATTAGTAAATGCCTATAGAGAAGGAACTATAACTGAAGAGCGTTTGTCACATTCTGTAAAAAAAATACTTTATGCAAAATATAAAGTAGGCTTAAATGAATATGAACCTGTAGATTCAGCTTATTTAACTGAAGAATTAAACACTGTTAATGACGATGCATTGTATGAAAAAACAATGGAAAACGCACTGACAGTGATTAAAAATGACCAAGCTATTTTACCTCTTAAAAATATTGAAGAGAAAAAAATAGCCTATGTAAACTTTGGTGATGATTCTGGAGAACATTTTTTAAATCAACTTCAAAAATATGCCGATGTTGATTGGGTAAAAGCAGATAATCTTGATGGGTACATTCAAAAACTTAAAAACTACAATTATGTGATTATGGGGTTTCATAAAAGCAATGAAAACCCTTGGAAAGATTATAAGTTTACAGAAAATGAATTAGTTTGGATTTACGAAATAGCTCGAACCAATACAGTGATTCTTGATGTATTTGCCAGACCTTACGCACTTTCAGACTTAAAAACAGCCACAAACTTTGAAGGAATTGTACTTTCTTATCAAAACAGTGAAGTTTCTCAAGAGTTGTCTGCTCAACTTATTTTTGGTGCACGAGAAGCCAAAGGCAAATTACCTGTATCACTAGGAGAATTATTTCCCGTAAATACCCGTTATCAAACCAAATCACTCAAACGATTACAATATGGAACACCAGAAAGTGTAGGGGTTAATAGCTATAAACTTAAAAAAATAGACTCTCTAGCACAAGTTGGGGTGTGGGCAGATATGATGCCTGGAGCTCAAATATTAGTAGCTCGTAAAGGAAAAGTGATATATGATAAAACCTTCGGGTACAAAACACAACAAAAAAACGAGGCTATTACTCATACTAATTTATATGACGTAGCTTCATTGACCAAAATATTAGCCACGTTGCCTATGGTGATGAGCTTGTATGACCAAGGTGTTTTAACGATGGAAACAACTCTTTCTGAAATGCTTCCGGAGTATAAAAACTCTAATAAAGCAGATGTAACTTTAAAGGAAATGCTTTCACATTATGCACAATTTAAAGCTTGGATTCCTTTTTATACTCACACTCTTGATACAATCACAAAACAGCCTTCCAAAAAATATTACAGCACGATAGCAACAAAGAAATATAATGCACAAGTAGCTGAAAACTTATATATGCGTCGCGATTATCAAGATTCTATTTTTGACATTATAAAGGAAAGTGACTTAAGATCATCAAAAGGCTATAAATACAGTGATTTGCCTTATTATATTTTGAAAAAATACTTAGAAGAATATTATGGAGCACCTCTTGAAGAATTGGTTCAAAACACCTATTATAGTTCATTAGGAGCCTCACATACTACCTATTTACCTTTAAATAAATTCTCAAAGGAAGATATTGTACCTACAGAAGAAGATTCTTATTTCAGAATGCAAAAAGTGCAAGGTTATGTTCACGATCAAGGAGCAGCTATGCTAGGCGGAGTGAGTGGTCATGCAGGGCTTTTTAGCACATCAAATGATATTGCCAAAATTATGCAAATGTATTTATGGAAGGGCTTTTATGGAGGTAAACGTTATTTTAAACCAGAAACCCTAGATGCTTTTAACACATGTTATTATTGTGATGAAGATGTAAGGCGTGGTGTAGGTTTCGACAAACCTCAACTAGGAGATGTAGGTCCTACCTGTGGCTGTGTTTCAATGACAAGTTTTGGTCATAGTGGTTTTACAGGAACCTTTGCTTGGGCAGATCCAGAGGAAGAAATTATTTATATCTTCCTTTCAAATAGAACCTATCCAAGTGCAACAAATAGAAAATTAATAAGTAGCGACTTACGTACCAAAATACAACAAGCTATTTATGATGCAATAATATATTAA
- a CDS encoding ABC transporter ATPase codes for MLTEFKNLPEDSRIWIYQSNRKLTDDEVSEIEGKTATFLKQWTAHGSDLQAGFEIKYNRFIVIGLNQAIASASGCSIDASVHFIQSLEKDYKVDLMDKMNVTFYSGDYIAHKTLADFRKMAKNKSVSKNTVVFNNLVNTKEEYLENWEVPAKESWHNRFLS; via the coding sequence ATGCTTACAGAATTTAAAAACCTACCTGAAGATTCACGTATATGGATTTACCAATCTAATAGAAAGTTAACAGATGATGAAGTTTCTGAAATAGAAGGTAAAACTGCCACATTTTTAAAACAATGGACCGCTCACGGAAGTGATTTACAAGCCGGTTTTGAAATAAAATACAACCGTTTTATTGTAATAGGACTTAATCAAGCTATTGCTTCAGCATCAGGGTGTAGTATTGATGCATCTGTGCACTTTATTCAAAGTCTCGAAAAAGATTACAAGGTAGATTTGATGGATAAAATGAATGTGACTTTTTATTCAGGAGATTATATAGCGCATAAAACGCTAGCCGATTTTAGGAAAATGGCAAAAAACAAATCTGTTTCAAAAAACACCGTTGTTTTTAATAACCTTGTAAATACAAAAGAAGAGTATTTAGAAAATTGGGAAGTGCCTGCAAAGGAGTCTTGGCACAATCGTTTTTTATCATAG
- a CDS encoding adenylosuccinate synthetase, whose translation MKKKISAFIITSFLLLLKANAQIPKEVPHPDDNKPLDLSNPSEVIIYIIIPLLFIVLFFIWRNKRKKNK comes from the coding sequence ATGAAAAAAAAGATTTCAGCTTTTATAATTACTAGTTTTCTTTTATTATTGAAAGCGAATGCACAAATTCCGAAAGAAGTTCCGCACCCGGATGACAATAAACCGCTTGATTTATCAAACCCATCTGAGGTAATAATCTACATTATCATTCCTTTATTGTTTATAGTTTTATTCTTTATATGGCGCAATAAACGTAAAAAGAACAAATAG
- a CDS encoding RNA polymerase sigma factor RpoD/SigA — protein MRQLKITKQVTNRETKSLNSYLQDVSKIDMITAEEEVELAQRIREGDQAALEKLTRSNLRFVISVAKQYQNQGLSLSDLINEGNVGLVKAAKRFDETRGFKFISYAVWWIRQSILQAIAEQARVVRLPLNKIGDISKINKAAIHLEQVHQRKPTAEEIAKELDISVRKVKSSLKNSNKSLSMDAPFQEGENDNNLYDVISSGESPNPDKSLIHESLRIEIDRALDTLSPREADVVRLNFGLGGQPVMTLQEIGDTFDLSRERVRQIREKAIRRLRQQSKSHILKKYLG, from the coding sequence ATGAGACAACTTAAGATTACGAAGCAGGTTACCAATAGGGAAACGAAGTCTTTAAATAGTTATTTACAAGATGTAAGTAAAATTGACATGATTACCGCCGAGGAAGAAGTGGAATTGGCACAACGTATTCGTGAAGGTGATCAAGCTGCCCTAGAGAAGCTTACGCGTTCTAACCTTCGTTTCGTGATTTCGGTAGCTAAACAGTACCAAAATCAAGGGTTAAGTCTTTCTGACCTTATTAATGAAGGAAATGTTGGTTTGGTAAAAGCCGCAAAACGTTTTGATGAAACTCGTGGTTTCAAATTTATTTCTTATGCTGTTTGGTGGATTAGACAATCTATCTTACAAGCTATCGCTGAACAAGCTCGTGTGGTACGTTTACCGCTTAACAAAATTGGTGATATTAGCAAAATTAACAAAGCTGCTATTCATCTTGAGCAAGTTCACCAGCGTAAACCTACCGCAGAAGAAATTGCTAAAGAGCTTGATATTTCAGTAAGAAAAGTAAAGAGTTCTTTAAAAAATTCAAATAAGAGTTTATCGATGGATGCTCCTTTTCAAGAAGGTGAAAACGATAATAACTTATATGATGTGATTAGCTCTGGAGAAAGTCCTAATCCAGACAAATCTTTAATTCACGAATCGCTTAGGATTGAAATTGATCGTGCACTAGATACACTTTCTCCAAGAGAAGCAGATGTAGTACGTTTAAACTTTGGTCTTGGTGGTCAACCAGTTATGACATTGCAAGAAATTGGTGACACTTTCGATTTAAGTAGAGAACGCGTGCGTCAAATACGTGAAAAGGCTATAAGAAGATTGCGTCAACAATCTAAAAGCCACATCTTGAAAAAATATCTAGGATAA
- a CDS encoding aldo/keto reductase, producing the protein MNKLLLGKTIIKTSPIIFGGNVFGWTLNEKESFEMLDLISDLGINCIDTADVYSRWHDNNTGGESETIIGNWMKSRGNRKKMIICTKAGMDMGQGGVDISESHMRKSIEDSLKRLQTDYIDLFYAHKDDEKTAPEETLGVFKEYMDDRKIRYIGASNFSAERLRAFMETSRKNELPAFTVFQPEYNLIERNQYEGAIEDVCKEYRLGVVSYFSLASGLLSGKYKTEADIENSSRSSYVKKHWNQKTKDIIDAVQTIANTHKVTPAAVALTWVLHSPTVTAPIVSATKKEHLQSFREASLLELTRLEMKTLNEISS; encoded by the coding sequence ATGAATAAATTATTGCTAGGAAAAACAATTATTAAAACTTCACCAATCATTTTTGGAGGAAACGTATTTGGTTGGACACTCAATGAAAAAGAGTCTTTTGAGATGCTAGACCTTATTAGTGACCTAGGTATTAACTGTATTGATACGGCAGATGTATATTCCAGATGGCACGATAATAATACTGGTGGAGAGTCTGAAACCATTATTGGAAACTGGATGAAGTCTCGTGGCAACAGAAAGAAAATGATTATTTGTACAAAAGCCGGAATGGATATGGGGCAAGGAGGAGTTGATATTTCTGAAAGTCATATGAGAAAATCTATTGAAGATTCTTTAAAGCGACTTCAAACAGATTACATTGATTTGTTTTATGCCCACAAAGATGATGAGAAAACTGCTCCTGAAGAAACCTTAGGTGTTTTTAAAGAGTATATGGACGATAGAAAAATAAGATATATAGGAGCATCAAACTTTTCAGCAGAGCGGTTACGTGCATTTATGGAAACTTCTAGAAAAAATGAACTGCCGGCATTTACCGTTTTTCAACCTGAATATAATTTGATAGAACGTAATCAATACGAAGGTGCCATTGAAGATGTTTGTAAAGAATACAGACTTGGCGTTGTAAGCTATTTCTCTTTAGCAAGCGGGTTGCTAAGCGGAAAATACAAAACAGAGGCTGATATTGAAAATTCTTCTAGAAGTAGCTATGTAAAAAAACACTGGAATCAAAAAACAAAAGATATCATTGATGCAGTACAAACAATTGCAAATACTCATAAAGTTACTCCAGCTGCAGTAGCTCTCACTTGGGTTTTACATAGCCCAACAGTAACAGCTCCTATTGTGAGCGCTACAAAAAAGGAACATTTACAATCATTTAGAGAAGCAAGTTTACTTGAGTTAACTAGACTTGAAATGAAAACTTTAAATGAAATTAGTTCTTAA
- a CDS encoding SLC13 family permease, whose translation MTVEIILVFSILLITIALFAFEVFPVDKIALFIIVALAVCGLVNPEEAISGFSNTATITVLALMIVAIGMEDTGVISTLARFLKKLHVLPFIILLPVFMFITAGISAFISTTAVVIVFIKIISELSSRFNLPESKLLLPISFAGILGGSCTLMGTSTNLIVNSVALNLGAERFSFFEFSFYGIIFLVVSIVIITIASRWLPKERKETIEDEYKIENYVTSVFVTENSSLIGKKIEDTFLFNNEDISLLKISRNSQTNNAPGRYITLKKGDKLLLLCNLDNLMKLNEFEGLDIHERLSVSETVYKLEDMEEEDNPENLGFAELLILPGSQLIGKSLKEIRRQSIQNATPIAIRKRKNIRNTKERLIRKDIRQIALKPGDRLLVEIPKQDIPRLELLENVAILQEHDIPAEKNNFKKSIAFGILLLIIGLAASGLLTILISSLLGVSLLLLSQCIKLTDVYHRVNWQVIFLLAGMIPLGIAMHNTGADQWLSNQLIDLLSGRSNFIIIGLIFLITMVMSGVISNNATAIIMTPIAISIAAGMELPFKPFILAVLFGANFSFFTPVGYQTNTLIYGMGIYKFRHFLIIGGIVSITLWILGTFMLSSLL comes from the coding sequence ATGACAGTAGAAATTATACTCGTTTTTTCTATTCTACTTATTACTATAGCACTATTTGCCTTTGAAGTTTTTCCGGTAGATAAAATAGCGCTTTTCATTATAGTAGCCCTAGCCGTTTGTGGATTGGTTAATCCGGAAGAAGCTATTTCAGGTTTTTCAAACACTGCAACCATTACCGTTCTTGCGCTAATGATTGTCGCAATAGGAATGGAAGACACCGGCGTGATCTCTACCTTAGCACGATTTTTAAAAAAATTACATGTTCTCCCCTTTATTATCTTACTTCCTGTATTTATGTTTATCACAGCAGGAATTTCAGCATTTATAAGCACCACCGCAGTTGTAATTGTATTTATCAAAATTATTTCTGAATTATCAAGCAGGTTTAACCTACCTGAATCAAAACTATTATTACCTATTTCATTTGCAGGTATATTAGGCGGCAGCTGCACATTAATGGGTACCTCTACAAACCTAATAGTAAATTCTGTTGCCTTAAACTTGGGAGCAGAACGATTTAGTTTTTTTGAATTTTCATTCTACGGAATCATCTTCCTGGTAGTTTCAATAGTAATCATCACCATAGCCTCAAGGTGGTTACCCAAAGAAAGAAAAGAAACCATTGAAGACGAGTATAAAATTGAAAACTATGTTACATCAGTATTCGTAACAGAAAACTCATCACTTATTGGCAAAAAGATTGAAGACACATTTTTATTTAACAATGAAGATATTTCTCTATTAAAAATATCTAGAAACAGTCAAACCAATAATGCACCGGGACGCTATATAACTTTAAAAAAAGGTGACAAGCTTTTATTACTCTGTAATCTTGATAATTTAATGAAACTCAATGAGTTTGAAGGATTAGACATTCATGAAAGGCTCAGTGTAAGCGAAACAGTATATAAACTTGAAGACATGGAAGAGGAAGATAATCCTGAAAACCTAGGGTTTGCAGAGTTATTAATTCTTCCCGGTTCACAATTGATAGGAAAATCTTTGAAAGAAATAAGAAGACAATCCATTCAAAATGCAACACCCATCGCTATTAGGAAACGAAAAAACATACGTAATACCAAAGAAAGACTTATACGCAAAGATATAAGACAAATAGCTTTAAAACCCGGTGATAGATTATTAGTTGAAATTCCCAAACAAGATATTCCTCGATTAGAATTATTAGAGAATGTAGCAATATTACAAGAACACGACATCCCTGCCGAAAAAAATAATTTTAAAAAAAGTATTGCATTTGGTATATTGTTATTAATAATTGGTTTGGCCGCAAGTGGTCTATTAACTATTTTAATAAGTTCGTTACTTGGCGTAAGTCTATTGCTACTTTCGCAATGTATTAAACTAACCGATGTTTACCACCGTGTTAACTGGCAAGTAATTTTTCTGTTAGCAGGAATGATTCCGTTAGGAATTGCAATGCATAATACCGGTGCAGACCAGTGGCTTTCAAATCAATTAATAGATCTCTTGAGCGGAAGGTCAAATTTTATCATAATAGGATTGATCTTTCTTATCACCATGGTTATGAGTGGTGTTATTAGCAATAACGCTACAGCAATTATTATGACACCAATTGCTATATCAATAGCTGCAGGGATGGAGTTACCCTTTAAACCTTTTATTCTGGCTGTTTTGTTTGGTGCAAACTTTAGTTTTTTTACGCCGGTAGGCTATCAAACAAACACCCTTATTTACGGAATGGGTATTTACAAGTTTAGACACTTTTTAATTATAGGAGGTATAGTATCAATCACCTTATGGATTCTTGGTACGTTTATGCTTTCTTCATTACTATAA